Proteins encoded within one genomic window of Cellulomonas flavigena DSM 20109:
- a CDS encoding alpha-1,4-glucan--maltose-1-phosphate maltosyltransferase — MPASEQPTGTGTTSPATTPAPAAAPTATAAAAPTAPVPAPPSPSPAPAPPVGRIPVLDVSPVAEEGRFPAKAVVGEAVPIEATVIREGHDALGATAVLLRPDGSVHSSVRMADVAPGLDRYGARVVPDAEGDWSFRVEGWSDPYGTWAHDAAIKVEAGIDVELMLTEGTRVLERAAHRTGDDAVPPRGARVLLDAVTALRDTTRPPLARLAAALSTEVREVLAEHPLRDLVTTSRTYPLVVHRRLALNGSWYELFPRSHGATFDETTQEWTSGTLRTAANQLPRIAAMGFDVVYLTPVHPIGTTYRKGRNNALTALPGDPGSPYAIGSPDGGHDAIEPSLGTFEDFDAFVARARSLGMEVALDIALQASPDHPWVAEHPEWFTTRADGTIAYAENPPKKYQDIYPLNFDNDPEGIYAEIRRVLQVWIDHGVTAFRVDNPHTKPLSFWQRLLADVRESHPDVLFLSEAFTRPAMMLTLAKIGFHQSYTYFTWRNTKAELEEYLARVGGAEAPWLRPSFWPTTHDILPPYLQQGGVPGFAVRAVLAATGSPTWGVYSGYELVEDVPRPGVEEQIDNEKYEFRPRDWSRADDLGIALLIGRLNEIRRAHPALQQLRNVRVHPTTDDALVCFSRHLDAEHSPTGRADTVVVVVNIDPHRAREGTVHLDLSAFGLPAGRGVVAHDVLSGESFAWSDEVYVRLDPQVRVAHVVHLEHAPGQR; from the coding sequence GTGCCCGCGTCGGAGCAGCCGACCGGCACGGGTACGACCTCCCCCGCCACCACACCTGCCCCGGCAGCGGCGCCCACCGCGACAGCCGCCGCGGCGCCCACCGCGCCGGTCCCGGCGCCGCCGTCCCCGAGCCCGGCACCCGCGCCCCCGGTCGGCCGGATCCCGGTGCTCGACGTGTCGCCGGTCGCCGAGGAGGGCCGGTTCCCGGCCAAGGCCGTCGTCGGCGAGGCGGTGCCGATCGAGGCGACGGTCATCCGTGAGGGCCATGACGCTCTCGGGGCCACGGCCGTGCTGCTGCGCCCCGACGGCTCGGTCCACTCCTCGGTGCGCATGGCCGACGTCGCGCCGGGACTGGACCGCTACGGCGCGCGCGTCGTGCCCGACGCGGAGGGTGACTGGTCGTTCCGGGTCGAGGGCTGGTCCGACCCGTACGGCACGTGGGCGCACGACGCCGCGATCAAGGTCGAGGCCGGCATCGACGTCGAGCTCATGCTGACGGAGGGGACACGGGTCCTCGAGCGCGCCGCGCACCGCACGGGCGACGACGCGGTGCCGCCGCGGGGCGCTCGCGTGCTCCTCGACGCGGTCACGGCCCTGCGCGACACGACGCGCCCGCCGCTCGCGCGGCTCGCCGCCGCGCTGTCGACCGAGGTGCGCGAGGTCCTCGCGGAGCACCCGCTGCGCGACCTGGTGACGACCTCGCGTACCTACCCCCTCGTGGTGCACCGTCGGCTCGCGCTGAACGGCTCGTGGTACGAGCTGTTCCCGCGCTCGCACGGCGCGACGTTCGACGAGACGACCCAGGAGTGGACGTCGGGGACGCTGCGCACGGCGGCGAACCAGCTGCCGCGCATCGCGGCGATGGGCTTCGACGTCGTGTACCTGACGCCCGTCCACCCGATCGGCACGACGTACCGCAAGGGCCGCAACAACGCGCTGACGGCGCTGCCCGGCGACCCGGGCTCCCCGTACGCGATCGGCTCGCCGGACGGCGGGCACGACGCGATCGAACCGAGCCTGGGCACGTTCGAGGACTTCGACGCGTTCGTCGCGCGTGCCCGCTCGCTGGGCATGGAGGTCGCGCTCGACATCGCGCTGCAGGCCTCGCCCGACCACCCGTGGGTCGCCGAGCACCCGGAGTGGTTCACGACGCGGGCGGACGGGACGATCGCCTACGCGGAGAACCCGCCGAAGAAGTACCAGGACATCTACCCGCTGAACTTCGACAACGACCCCGAGGGCATCTACGCGGAGATCCGCCGCGTGCTGCAGGTGTGGATCGACCACGGCGTCACGGCGTTCCGCGTCGACAACCCGCACACCAAGCCGCTGTCGTTCTGGCAGCGCCTGCTGGCGGACGTGCGCGAGTCGCACCCGGACGTGCTGTTCCTGTCCGAGGCGTTCACGCGGCCCGCCATGATGCTCACGCTCGCGAAGATCGGGTTCCACCAGTCGTACACGTACTTCACGTGGCGCAACACCAAGGCCGAGCTCGAGGAGTACCTCGCCCGCGTCGGCGGCGCGGAGGCGCCGTGGCTGCGCCCCTCGTTCTGGCCGACGACGCACGACATCCTGCCGCCGTACCTGCAGCAGGGCGGGGTGCCGGGCTTCGCGGTCCGGGCGGTGCTCGCCGCGACCGGCTCGCCCACGTGGGGCGTCTACTCGGGCTACGAGCTCGTGGAGGACGTGCCGCGCCCGGGCGTCGAGGAGCAGATCGACAACGAGAAGTACGAGTTCCGGCCCCGTGACTGGTCACGGGCGGACGACCTGGGCATCGCGCTGCTGATCGGCCGGCTCAACGAGATCCGCCGCGCGCACCCCGCGCTGCAGCAGCTGCGCAACGTGCGCGTGCACCCCACGACCGACGACGCGCTCGTGTGCTTCTCGCGCCACCTCGACGCCGAGCACTCCCCCACGGGACGCGCGGACACCGTCGTCGTCGTCGTCAACATCGACCCGCACCGTGCGCGCGAGGGCACAGTCCACCTCGACCTCTCGGCGTTCGGACTGCCCGCCGGGCGTGGGGTGGTCGCGCACGACGTGCTGTCGGGCGAGTCCTTCGCCTGGTCCGACGAGGTGTACGTCCGCCTCGACCCACAGGTCCGCGTCGCGCACGTCGTGCACCTCGAGCACGCGCCCGGGCAGCGATGA
- the glgP gene encoding alpha-glucan family phosphorylase, whose protein sequence is MRAIRRFTVRTVLPEPLADLDELAHNLRWSWHPGTRAVFEGLDAALWEEVGGDPVALLGALGRERLDELAADEEQVARVRAAAADLRAYREQPRWYQRQSADALPASIAYFSPEFGVAATLPQYSGGLGVLAGDHLKAASDLGVPVVGVGLLYRAGYFRQALDRSGRQTETYPVLDPDGLPLTLLRETDGAPAQVQLALPGGRTLHAQVWVAQVGRVPLLLLDSDVPANDDAARAVTDRLYGGAGTHRLEQELLLGVGGVRALRTHARLTDGPAPDVFHTNEGHAGFLGVERVRELVVDGTSFATALELVRATTVFTTHTPVPAGIDRFERRTVEQYLQALDETRTLPLEDVLALGTEDHEGGDPRLFNMAVMGLRLAGRANGVSRLHGRVSREMFAGLWPGFDPQEVPIGSITNGVHAPTWVAPELAALAAHRMSAQDLATGAGWEAGGTVGDTELWQLRRRLRTRLVTDVRRRLRASWLRRGALPADLRWTDDAFSPDVLTIGFARRVPTYKRLTLMLADPERFAALLLDADRPVQVVVAGKAHPADEPGKRLIAELVAFADQHHVRHRIAFLPDYDMRMAATLYPGCDVWLNNPLRPLEACGTSGMKVALNGGLNLSVLDGWWDEWHDEDNGWVIPTADGVDDAGARDAAEAAALYDVLEQQVVPTFYDRDAEDVPRRWIAMVRHTLATLGPKVQATRMVADYVAHLYVPAAASGAALGADGLTGAAALADWRERVRAAWPRVRVDHVDSGGVATSPQVGDTLHVQAWVALGDLSPDDVEVQVLHGPVAPDDEIAEFRVTALRLDDSLEADRYGYSGDVALTAPGPFGYTVRVVPRHAALTSVAAAGLVTTAP, encoded by the coding sequence GTGAGAGCGATCCGCCGGTTCACGGTCCGCACCGTCCTGCCCGAACCCCTCGCCGACCTCGACGAGCTCGCGCACAACCTGCGCTGGTCGTGGCACCCCGGGACCCGTGCCGTCTTCGAAGGGCTCGACGCTGCGCTCTGGGAGGAGGTCGGCGGTGATCCCGTCGCGCTGCTCGGCGCGCTGGGGCGCGAGCGGCTGGACGAGCTCGCCGCCGACGAGGAGCAGGTCGCGCGCGTGCGCGCCGCCGCGGCCGACCTGCGCGCGTACCGCGAGCAGCCCCGCTGGTACCAGCGCCAGAGCGCCGACGCGCTGCCCGCGTCGATCGCGTACTTCTCGCCCGAGTTCGGCGTCGCCGCGACGCTGCCGCAGTACTCCGGCGGGCTCGGGGTCCTCGCGGGCGACCACCTCAAGGCGGCGTCCGACCTCGGCGTCCCGGTCGTCGGCGTCGGCCTGCTGTACCGCGCCGGGTACTTCCGGCAGGCGCTCGACCGGTCCGGGCGGCAGACCGAGACGTACCCGGTGCTCGACCCCGACGGGCTGCCGCTCACCCTGCTGCGGGAGACCGACGGGGCGCCCGCGCAGGTGCAGCTCGCACTGCCCGGCGGCCGGACGCTGCACGCGCAGGTGTGGGTCGCGCAGGTCGGTCGGGTGCCGCTGCTGCTCCTCGACTCCGACGTGCCGGCGAACGACGACGCGGCGCGCGCCGTCACCGACCGGCTCTACGGTGGCGCGGGCACCCACCGCCTGGAGCAGGAGCTGCTGCTCGGCGTCGGTGGGGTCCGCGCGCTGCGGACGCACGCCCGCTTGACCGACGGGCCCGCGCCCGACGTCTTCCACACCAACGAGGGGCATGCCGGGTTCCTCGGCGTCGAACGGGTCCGCGAGCTCGTGGTCGACGGCACGTCGTTCGCGACCGCGCTCGAGCTGGTCCGGGCGACCACCGTCTTCACGACGCACACGCCGGTGCCCGCCGGCATCGACCGCTTCGAGCGCAGGACGGTCGAGCAGTACCTGCAGGCCCTCGACGAGACGAGGACGCTGCCGCTCGAGGACGTGCTCGCGCTCGGCACCGAGGACCACGAGGGCGGCGACCCACGACTGTTCAACATGGCCGTGATGGGCCTGCGACTGGCCGGCCGCGCGAACGGGGTCTCCCGGCTGCACGGGCGCGTGTCCCGCGAGATGTTCGCCGGCCTGTGGCCGGGGTTCGACCCGCAGGAGGTGCCCATCGGCTCGATCACGAACGGCGTGCACGCGCCGACGTGGGTCGCCCCGGAGCTCGCGGCGCTGGCCGCGCACCGCATGAGCGCGCAGGACCTCGCCACGGGTGCCGGCTGGGAGGCGGGCGGCACGGTGGGTGACACCGAGCTGTGGCAGCTGCGGCGACGGCTGCGCACCAGGCTCGTCACGGACGTCCGCCGCCGGCTGCGTGCGTCGTGGCTGCGGCGCGGCGCGCTGCCCGCGGACCTGCGCTGGACCGACGACGCGTTCTCGCCCGACGTGCTCACCATCGGCTTCGCCCGCCGCGTGCCGACGTACAAGCGCCTGACGCTGATGCTCGCCGATCCCGAGAGGTTCGCGGCGCTGCTGCTCGACGCGGACCGTCCCGTGCAGGTGGTGGTCGCCGGCAAGGCGCACCCGGCCGACGAGCCCGGCAAGCGGCTCATCGCCGAGCTCGTCGCGTTCGCCGACCAGCACCACGTGCGCCACCGCATCGCCTTCCTCCCGGACTACGACATGCGCATGGCCGCGACGCTGTACCCGGGTTGCGACGTGTGGCTCAACAACCCGCTGCGCCCGCTGGAGGCGTGCGGCACGTCGGGCATGAAGGTCGCCCTGAACGGTGGCCTCAACCTGTCCGTGCTCGACGGCTGGTGGGACGAGTGGCACGACGAGGACAACGGCTGGGTCATCCCGACCGCGGACGGTGTCGACGACGCCGGCGCGCGGGACGCGGCCGAGGCCGCCGCGCTGTACGACGTGCTCGAGCAGCAGGTCGTGCCGACCTTCTACGACCGTGACGCCGAGGACGTGCCGCGACGCTGGATCGCGATGGTGCGGCACACCCTCGCGACGCTGGGCCCGAAGGTGCAGGCGACGCGCATGGTCGCGGACTACGTTGCCCACCTGTACGTCCCGGCGGCGGCGTCGGGCGCCGCGCTCGGCGCCGACGGGCTGACGGGTGCGGCGGCGCTCGCGGACTGGCGCGAGCGCGTGCGCGCCGCGTGGCCGCGCGTGCGGGTCGACCACGTCGACTCCGGTGGTGTGGCCACGTCACCGCAGGTGGGGGACACGCTGCACGTCCAGGCGTGGGTCGCGCTGGGCGACCTGTCGCCGGACGACGTCGAGGTGCAGGTGCTGCACGGCCCCGTGGCGCCGGACGACGAGATCGCCGAGTTCCGCGTCACGGCCCTGCGCCTGGACGACAGCCTCGAGGCGGACCGGTACGGGTACTCCGGGGACGTCGCGCTCACCGCCCCCGGCCCCTTCGGCTACACGGTCCGCGTCGTCCCCCGCCACGCGGCCCTGACGTCGGTGGCAGCCGCGGGCCTGGTGACCACGGCCCCCTGA
- a CDS encoding FAD-binding dehydrogenase, with product MTDSHDVVVVGAGLAGLVTTTELLAAGRRVLLLDAEPPASLGGQAWWSFGGLFLVDSPEQRRLGVRDSAELALADWLGSAAFADDGSDRWGRAWAEGFVDFAAGGLRPWLHRLGVRWFPLVQWAERGGYLADGHGNSVPRFHVTWGTGPGILEPFVRMLLDAHHDGRVEVRFRHRVTALTTTDGRVTGVRGDVLAPDEAERGAPSSRRAVGEFAVDAPAVVVATGGIGANHDLVRATWPPSAGRLPERMLSGVPDHVDGSGIEAARRAGAHVAHPARMWHYPEGIANHSPVWTRHGIRILPGPSSLWLDADGNRLPAPLFPGFDSLGALQHVTARGDDHSWFVLDRTILGKELALSGSEQNPDLTGRDVRLLLQRVRRDAVGPVETFAQRSPEFVAATTPAELAAGMNALTGTPRIDADALTATIVARDAQVTTGLGKDLQVTATAMARRYVVDRAIRVAPPHRLLDPAHGPLYAVRLSVLTRKTLGGLATDLEGRVLRPDGEVLPGLWAVGEAAGFGGGGVHGHRALEGTFLAGCLHTGRVTGRALVDTL from the coding sequence ATGACGGACTCCCACGACGTCGTGGTCGTCGGTGCGGGCCTCGCCGGCCTGGTCACCACCACCGAGCTGCTCGCCGCCGGCCGGCGCGTGCTCCTGCTCGACGCCGAGCCACCCGCGAGCCTCGGCGGTCAGGCGTGGTGGTCGTTCGGCGGCCTGTTCCTCGTCGACTCCCCCGAGCAGCGTCGCCTCGGCGTGCGCGACAGCGCGGAGCTCGCGCTCGCGGACTGGCTGGGCTCGGCGGCGTTCGCCGACGACGGGTCGGACCGCTGGGGACGCGCGTGGGCCGAGGGGTTCGTCGACTTCGCCGCCGGCGGGCTGCGGCCGTGGTTGCACCGCCTCGGCGTGCGCTGGTTCCCGCTCGTGCAGTGGGCCGAGCGCGGCGGGTATCTCGCCGACGGGCACGGCAACTCGGTCCCCCGCTTCCACGTGACCTGGGGCACCGGGCCGGGCATCCTCGAGCCGTTCGTCCGGATGCTGCTCGACGCGCACCACGACGGTCGCGTCGAGGTGCGCTTCCGCCACCGGGTGACGGCCCTCACGACGACCGACGGGCGCGTGACCGGGGTCCGGGGCGACGTGCTCGCGCCCGACGAGGCCGAGCGGGGCGCCCCCTCGTCGCGGCGTGCCGTCGGCGAGTTCGCGGTCGACGCGCCGGCCGTCGTCGTCGCCACCGGCGGGATCGGCGCGAACCACGACCTGGTGCGCGCCACGTGGCCGCCGTCCGCGGGTCGGCTGCCGGAGCGGATGCTGTCGGGCGTGCCGGACCACGTCGACGGCTCCGGCATCGAGGCGGCCCGGCGGGCCGGCGCGCACGTCGCGCACCCGGCGCGCATGTGGCACTACCCCGAGGGGATCGCGAACCACTCCCCGGTGTGGACACGGCACGGCATCCGCATCCTCCCGGGCCCGAGCTCGCTATGGCTCGACGCCGACGGCAACCGCCTGCCCGCGCCGCTGTTCCCGGGGTTCGACTCGCTCGGCGCGCTGCAGCACGTGACGGCGCGCGGTGACGACCACTCGTGGTTCGTGCTCGACCGCACGATCCTCGGCAAGGAGCTGGCGCTGTCCGGCTCGGAGCAGAACCCCGACCTCACGGGCCGCGACGTCCGCCTGCTGCTCCAGCGGGTGCGACGTGACGCCGTGGGCCCCGTCGAGACGTTCGCCCAGCGCTCGCCGGAGTTCGTCGCCGCGACGACGCCCGCCGAGCTCGCCGCCGGCATGAACGCGCTCACCGGCACGCCCCGCATCGACGCCGACGCGCTCACCGCCACCATCGTGGCGCGCGACGCCCAGGTCACCACGGGCCTGGGCAAGGACCTGCAGGTCACCGCCACCGCCATGGCGCGCCGGTACGTGGTCGACCGCGCGATCCGCGTCGCCCCACCGCACCGGCTCCTCGACCCGGCGCACGGTCCGCTCTACGCGGTCCGGCTGTCGGTGCTGACCCGCAAGACCCTCGGGGGTCTCGCGACCGACCTCGAGGGCCGCGTCCTGCGCCCCGACGGCGAGGTGCTCCCCGGTCTGTGGGCCGTCGGGGAGGCCGCCGGCTTCGGCGGCGGCGGCGTCCACGGCCACCGCGCCCTGGAGGGCACGTTCCTCGCCGGCTGCCTCCACACGGGCCGAGTCACGGGCCGCGCCCTCGTCGACACCCTCTGA
- the glgX gene encoding glycogen debranching protein GlgX encodes MVPVNDTAPTGPLRGPVHLGVHVTDTGVDVAVLAPHATAVELCLLDGPHEAPTERRVPLVGPRLGVWSASVPGVRPGQRYGLRADGPWEPVHGMRYNPAKLLVDPYARGLAGEMGYGPQTYGHVVGEDLVGDPYGPRDGRDSAAHVPHGVVVDTRRLPGPDPAANRPWTPWSRTVVYEAHTKGLTRLHPALPPELRGTYAGLAHPAVVDHLLSLGVTAVELLPIHAFSSEPHLVARGLTNYWGYSTLGFFAPHAAYATPAARAAGAGAVLDEVRATVHALHEAGLEVLLDVVHNHTCEGGLPGQHVSWRGLDNAYYYTHDGGVPATLLDVTGTGNALDFRRTGVVAMTLDSLRYWADVVGVDGFRFDLAVTLGRGPDGFRPDHATLVAAATDPALAGLKLVAEPWDVGPGGWRTGQFPAPFAEWNDRFRNAVRSFWLADPGRAAHGLPGHRVRDLATRLAGSVDLFGHGTPPLVRGPRASVNFVTAHDGFTMADLVAYDHKHNAANGEQNRDGSDDNRSWNHGVEGPVQRDSPAADVAPLRRRSVRNLFATLVLAAGTPMITAGDEIGRTQRGNNNAYCLDDETSWVRWDLTPWRSDLLATARHLVALRRDHPALRTQEFYSGRPRTPGGPPDLGWYGADGTPFDHDRWHDASVRTFQMVRVAPLPDDDEVLLVVNGALDTVTVTLADGVGDAWRLVWDSVWEHPSEVSTPAISGGLHQAVGSQTTVEPLSMRVYVRP; translated from the coding sequence ATGGTCCCCGTGAACGACACCGCGCCGACCGGTCCGCTGCGCGGGCCCGTGCACCTCGGCGTGCACGTCACCGACACGGGCGTCGACGTCGCGGTGCTCGCGCCGCACGCCACCGCGGTCGAGCTGTGCCTGCTCGACGGGCCGCACGAGGCACCCACCGAGCGACGCGTCCCGCTGGTAGGACCGCGCCTGGGCGTGTGGTCGGCGTCCGTGCCCGGCGTGCGGCCGGGCCAGCGCTACGGCCTGCGCGCCGACGGCCCGTGGGAGCCCGTGCACGGCATGCGCTACAACCCCGCCAAGCTGCTCGTCGACCCGTACGCGCGCGGCCTGGCCGGTGAGATGGGGTACGGACCGCAGACCTACGGGCACGTCGTCGGCGAGGACCTGGTGGGCGACCCGTACGGCCCGCGGGACGGCCGCGACTCCGCGGCGCACGTGCCGCACGGCGTCGTCGTCGACACGCGCCGGCTGCCCGGCCCGGACCCGGCCGCGAACCGCCCGTGGACCCCGTGGTCCCGCACGGTCGTCTACGAGGCCCACACCAAGGGCCTGACGCGCCTGCACCCCGCGCTGCCGCCCGAGCTGCGGGGCACCTACGCAGGACTCGCGCACCCCGCCGTGGTCGACCACCTGCTCTCGCTCGGCGTGACGGCGGTGGAGCTGCTGCCGATCCACGCGTTCTCCTCCGAACCGCACCTGGTCGCCCGCGGGCTGACGAACTACTGGGGCTACTCCACGCTCGGCTTCTTCGCACCGCACGCCGCCTACGCGACGCCCGCGGCGCGCGCCGCCGGGGCGGGCGCCGTCCTCGACGAGGTCCGCGCGACCGTGCACGCGCTGCACGAGGCGGGCCTCGAGGTGCTGCTCGACGTCGTCCACAACCACACCTGCGAGGGCGGGCTGCCGGGCCAGCACGTGTCCTGGCGCGGGCTGGACAACGCGTACTACTACACGCACGACGGCGGTGTGCCCGCCACGCTCCTCGACGTCACGGGCACCGGCAACGCGCTCGACTTCCGCCGCACGGGCGTGGTCGCGATGACGCTCGACTCGCTGCGGTACTGGGCGGACGTGGTCGGCGTCGACGGCTTCCGGTTCGACCTCGCCGTGACGCTCGGTCGCGGGCCCGACGGCTTCCGCCCCGACCACGCGACGCTCGTCGCCGCGGCCACGGACCCCGCGCTGGCGGGGCTCAAGCTCGTCGCCGAGCCGTGGGACGTCGGCCCGGGCGGATGGCGGACGGGGCAGTTCCCCGCGCCGTTCGCGGAGTGGAACGACCGGTTCCGCAACGCGGTCCGCTCGTTCTGGCTGGCCGACCCCGGGCGCGCCGCCCACGGCCTGCCGGGCCACCGCGTGCGCGACCTGGCGACGCGGCTCGCCGGCTCGGTCGACCTGTTCGGCCACGGCACGCCGCCACTGGTGCGCGGGCCCCGCGCGTCGGTCAACTTCGTCACGGCGCACGACGGCTTCACGATGGCGGACCTCGTCGCCTACGACCACAAGCACAACGCCGCGAACGGCGAGCAGAACCGCGACGGCTCCGACGACAACCGGTCCTGGAACCACGGCGTCGAGGGCCCTGTGCAGCGCGACTCCCCGGCGGCCGACGTCGCACCGCTGCGCCGCCGCTCGGTGCGCAACCTGTTCGCGACCCTCGTGCTGGCCGCCGGCACGCCGATGATCACGGCGGGCGACGAGATCGGGCGCACGCAGCGCGGCAACAACAACGCCTACTGCCTCGACGACGAGACGTCGTGGGTGCGGTGGGACCTGACACCGTGGCGCAGCGACCTGCTCGCCACCGCCCGCCACCTGGTGGCGCTGCGTCGCGACCACCCCGCGCTGCGCACGCAGGAGTTCTACAGCGGGCGCCCGCGGACGCCCGGTGGCCCGCCGGACCTCGGCTGGTACGGCGCGGACGGCACCCCGTTCGACCACGACCGCTGGCACGACGCGTCCGTCCGCACGTTCCAGATGGTGCGGGTCGCCCCGCTCCCCGACGACGACGAGGTGCTGCTCGTCGTCAACGGCGCGCTCGACACGGTCACCGTGACGCTCGCGGACGGCGTCGGCGACGCGTGGCGGCTGGTGTGGGACTCCGTGTGGGAGCACCCGTCGGAGGTGTCGACACCGGCGATCTCCGGCGGCCTGCACCAGGCGGTCGGGTCGCAGACCACCGTGGAGCCGCTGAGCATGCGGGTGTACGTGCGCCCCTGA
- a CDS encoding electron transfer flavoprotein subunit beta/FixA family protein — MRIVVCVKFVPDIQSDRQLGPDGRVVRDGGDGTLNELDENAVEAALVLAEEHDGEVVVLTVGPDDAVDAVRKGLQMGADEAVHVLDDAVAGSDAIGTATVLAAAVRRIGAEAPVDLVVTGMAGLDGLTSLLPTALAEQLDLPALPLASALTVDADARTVTVSRRLDHATETLTADIPALVSVTDGINEPRYPNFKGIMAARKKPVTTLSLAELGVDPATVGAAGARTRVLEAAPRPPREDRVLLTDTGDAGTRLAAWLVERKLV, encoded by the coding sequence GTGAGGATCGTCGTCTGCGTGAAGTTCGTCCCCGACATCCAGTCCGACCGGCAGCTCGGTCCCGACGGGCGCGTCGTGCGGGACGGCGGTGACGGCACCCTCAACGAGCTCGACGAGAACGCCGTCGAGGCCGCGCTCGTGCTCGCCGAGGAGCACGACGGGGAGGTGGTGGTGCTCACCGTCGGTCCCGACGACGCCGTGGACGCGGTCCGCAAGGGCCTGCAGATGGGCGCCGACGAGGCCGTCCACGTGCTCGACGACGCCGTCGCCGGGTCCGACGCGATCGGCACCGCGACGGTGCTCGCCGCCGCGGTCCGCCGCATCGGCGCGGAGGCCCCGGTCGACCTCGTCGTCACCGGCATGGCAGGGCTCGACGGCCTGACGTCGCTGCTCCCGACCGCGCTCGCGGAGCAGCTCGACCTCCCGGCGCTGCCGCTCGCGTCGGCCCTGACGGTCGACGCCGACGCCCGCACCGTGACCGTGAGCCGCCGCCTCGACCACGCGACGGAGACGCTCACCGCGGACATTCCGGCGCTCGTGTCCGTCACGGACGGCATCAACGAGCCGCGGTACCCCAACTTCAAGGGCATCATGGCCGCCCGCAAGAAGCCCGTGACGACGCTGTCGCTCGCCGAGCTCGGTGTCGACCCGGCGACCGTGGGTGCCGCCGGCGCTCGCACGCGGGTGCTCGAGGCCGCGCCCCGCCCGCCGCGCGAGGACCGCGTCCTGCTCACCGACACGGGCGACGCCGGCACGCGGCTGGCGGCCTGGCTCGTCGAGCGCAAGCTCGTCTGA
- a CDS encoding electron transfer flavoprotein subunit alpha/FixB family protein: MTATPVLVLLDHAPDGTLRPPVRELLTLARTLAGDAGVHGVWAGSEDPAAALDVLAAQGVSTVHRLVTDADLHLSAVLADGLETVAAATGAELLLLVSSFENKEAAARLAVRTGAGVVTDADGLAVEDGRVIAHKTVLAGTWTTRCKVVAPRAVVTVKANSVVAEDAPAGASPQVVDLPVEVRATSTRVRLVERTELAASGRPDLGSAHVVVVGGRGTEGDFSAVEELADVLGGAVGATRVATDEGWIGHDAQIGQTGVTIAPRLYVGAGVSGAVHHRGGMQASGTIVAVNADPDAPIFEIADFGIVGDLFTVLPQASAELRRLQG; this comes from the coding sequence GTGACCGCCACCCCCGTGCTCGTCCTGCTCGACCACGCCCCCGACGGGACCCTGCGCCCCCCGGTGCGCGAGCTGCTCACGCTCGCCCGCACGCTCGCGGGCGACGCCGGCGTGCACGGCGTGTGGGCCGGGAGCGAGGACCCGGCCGCGGCGCTCGACGTGCTCGCGGCCCAGGGCGTGAGCACCGTGCACCGGCTCGTCACCGACGCCGACCTGCACCTGTCGGCCGTGCTGGCGGACGGGCTGGAGACCGTGGCCGCCGCCACGGGCGCGGAGCTGCTGCTGCTCGTCTCGTCGTTCGAGAACAAGGAGGCGGCCGCGCGCCTCGCGGTGCGCACGGGCGCGGGTGTCGTGACGGACGCCGACGGGCTGGCCGTGGAGGACGGGCGCGTGATCGCGCACAAGACCGTCCTCGCCGGCACGTGGACGACCCGGTGCAAGGTCGTCGCCCCGCGTGCGGTCGTCACCGTCAAGGCGAACTCGGTGGTCGCGGAGGACGCCCCGGCGGGGGCGTCGCCGCAGGTCGTCGACCTGCCGGTCGAGGTGCGTGCCACGTCGACGCGCGTGCGCCTCGTCGAGCGCACCGAGCTGGCGGCGTCGGGCCGCCCCGACCTCGGGTCGGCCCACGTCGTCGTCGTGGGCGGCCGGGGGACCGAGGGTGACTTCTCGGCCGTCGAGGAGCTCGCCGACGTGCTGGGCGGGGCGGTCGGCGCGACGCGCGTCGCCACCGACGAGGGCTGGATCGGCCACGACGCCCAGATCGGCCAGACGGGGGTGACGATCGCGCCGCGCCTCTACGTCGGTGCGGGCGTGTCGGGCGCGGTGCACCACCGCGGCGGCATGCAGGCGTCGGGCACGATCGTCGCGGTCAACGCCGACCCCGACGCGCCGATCTTCGAGATCGCCGACTTCGGCATCGTGGGCGACCTGTTCACCGTGCTCCCGCAGGCGTCCGCGGAGCTGCGCCGGCTGCAGGGCTGA